Part of the Novosphingobium sp. ZN18A2 genome, GTCGTTCTGCGCAACCTGCGCACCGGCGGGAAAGCCCGTGGCAAGGGTGAGCGCGCTCCCGGCGAGGAGGAGTGCGGTGGTTACTCCGTAGGCGTATCGCACGTGTCTTGTATCCTCTTGCTATTCGCAGTCGTGCGGGCACTTGGCCGCGTTACGATCCCCGGTATCCCTACAACCTGCATACGCCTGAACATGGTTTGAATATGCGCGGGCGCAAGCCTTACAAATCGGTCACTTTCCCTTGAACTGCTTCAGGTACTCGTTGTCGGGCGACAGGATGATGGAAGTCTGGCCGTCCTTCGAATCGAAGGTCGTGTCATAGCTCTGCATCGCCCGGTAGAAATCATAGAACTTCGGATCCTTGCCAAAGGCGTCGGCATAGGTCTTTGCCGCCTGGGCTTCGGCCTCGGCCCGGATGATCTGCGCCTTCTTGTCGCCCTGCGCGCGGATCGTCGCCGCTTCCTGCTGGCGCGCGGTCTGCATACGGGTAAACGCGCTTTCCAGCGGCGCGCCGTCGGGCAGGTCGGCCCGCTTGATGCGCACGTCGATCACCTGCGCGCCATATTCGCGCGCTTCCTTGTCCAGCCCCTTGCGGATGTTGTCCATCGCCGCGCCGCGTTCCGCCGTAAGCAACGACGCGAACGTGCGCTTGCCCAGTTCCTGGCGAAGCTGCGAGTTGAGGATCGGCTGGAGCTGTTCGGCCACGCGCTCGGTCGTGCCGGCGGTCTCGTACATCTTGACCGGGTCGATCACGCGGAAGCGGGCATAGGCGTCCACCATCAGGCGCTGCTGGTCCGAACTGGTCACCTGCTGGCTTTGCATGTCGACGTCGAGCACGCGCTTGTCGATCCACACCACCTGTTCCAGCAGCGGAATGCGCCACGAAAGCCCGGCGCCGGTCTGGCCATAGGGCTGGTTGGGCTTGAAGCGGTTGATCACCCGCACCGGATCGCCCAGCCGGACGACAACGGCCTGTTCGTTTTCGGGCACGACGATCGCCACGCTGAGCGCCGCGACCACCAGGATCACGATTGCGACAATAGCCGCCTTCTGGTCCCTGAAGAACTGTTCCATGTCAGTTCCCTCCCGAACCCGAAGTGGTGCCGGCCTGCGGCGCCTGCACCATCTGCGGCGGCAGCGGCAGGTAGGGAATCGTTCCCGGCGCTTCTATGATGATCTTGTTGTTCTTGCTCAGCACGCGTTCCATCGTTTCGTAATACATGCGCCGCCGGGTCACTTCGGGAGCCAGCCGGTACTGTTCATAGACCTTGTCGAAAGCCGTCGCGTCACCCTGCGCGCGCGCGGTGAGCTGCTGCGCCCAGGCTTCGGCCCGGTTGATGGAGCTTTGCGCGTCCTGCTGCGCGGCCAGCACTTCCTTGAAGGCGTCCACCACCTTCGACGGCGGGTCGGTCTTCTTGATCTCCACGCCCTGGATCGTGATCCCGGCGTGATAGGCATCCAGGATCTGCTGCATGCGCTGGCGCGCGTTCTGTTCTATCTGCGCCCGGCCCGCGCCCATCGCGTCGTTCAGAGTCACTTCGGCGATGGACTGGCGCATCGCGGCTTCGGCCACTTCCTTCACGGTCTTGTCCGGGTCCGCGATCTGATAAAGATAGCGCTTCAGATCCTTGATGTTCCAGCGCACCAGGTACGACAGGTCGACCAGGTTCTGATCCGACGTGAGCATCAGGCGCTCGCTCTCGCCCTCGGGGATCGAATCGCGCCGGATCGACGTCACGTCGCGCACCGTAACCGTCTGGAACGGCCAGGGCAGCGTCAGGCTGGTGCCGGGAGTCAGCTCGTGCGAATACTTGCCGAAGGTGGCGACCACGCCGCGTTCCTGCGGGCCGATGCGATGCACGGCGGTGGTGAACAGCCACACAGCGACCACCGCCAGCACCAGCCACGGCGCCCAGCTGCGCCCGTCGGGACGGATCGGCAGGCGCGGGAACGATCCGCCGCCGCCGCCGCCACCTCCGCCACCACCACCACGGCGGTTGGAGCGCGAACGGAAGATATCTTCTATGCTGGCCGAACGGCGCGGGCCTTCGTCCGGCGAGGACGGCGGCAACCAGGGATTGCGCGGGCCATCGCCGCCGGCGGACTTGCCGCCGCCGGGCGCGCCATCGTCTCCGCCCGCCGGGGAATCACCCTCGTCGCCTGAATCGCCCGACGGTCCCCACGGACTTTTCCTGCCGGCCATTGCCCATCCAATGCGCCTTATGCGCCCACCCAGAAATGTCATGCCACCCGTTATAGGAAGCCTTCCCGCGAAAAACAGTCTCTCCACCCGAAAAAGGCTCTGCTAGGAGGCGTGCCACGCAAAAATTCCGCGCCGTGCATCAACGGCTGGCAAGGACAAGGGCAAGGACAGGGCGCAAGAGTGAGCAAGGAAGAAGACGATTTCGCAGCAACCGTCAGCGCGGCGGCCGGCGGCAGGATGCAGTCGGCAAGGCTGGCAGACGGTGTAGGCACGATCGTGGTCGACGTGGCCGGGCTCGACCGGCTGGACCGCGACAAGCTGGAAATGGCGGTGCGCGACGCGGCCCGCAAGGCAGGCGCCAGCGAAGTGCGCGTGGCGATGACGGCCGACAAGCCGCAACGCAAGATCCTGGCGATCGGATCGGGCAAGGGCGGTGTCGGCAAGTCGACCCTTTCGGCCAATGTCGCCGTCGCGCTTGCGCGCATGGGCCGCAAGGTCGGGCTGGTGGATGCCGATATCTATGGTCCGTCGCAGCCGCGCCTGTTCGGCAACGAAGGCGTGCAGCCAGAAGCCGACGACAAGAAGCTGTACCCCGTGCCCAGCAAGTATGGCGTGCCGCTTCTTTCGATGGGCCACCTGCTTCCGCCCGGACGCGCCGCCGCATGGCGCGGGCCGATGGCGGGCAATGCGCTTTCGCAGCTGGTCGACGCGGACTGGGGCGATGCGGAAATCCTGGTGATCGATCTGCCGCCGGGCACCGGCGACGTTCAGATCACGATGCTGCAGAAGTTCAAGCCGGCAGGCGCGGTGATCGTTTCCACGCCGCAGGATCTTGCGCTGATCGACGCGACGCGGGCGATCAACCTGTTCGAACAGGGGCAGGTGCCGGTCATCGGCCTGGTAGAGAACATGGCGGGTTATGCCTGCCCGCATTGCGGCGAGGTGAGCGATCCCTTCGGGCAGGGCGGCGCGGAAGCGGCGGCGAAGACGATGGGGCTGGATTTTCTGGGCCGCGTTCCGCTCGACCTCTCGATCCGGCAGGACAGCGATGCGGGCAAACCGCCCGCCGCAGGCGACAGTTCGCAAGGCGAAGCCTTCGCCGCCATCGCGCGGCGCATCGCCGCCTGGCTGGACAGCCAGGGCTGA contains:
- a CDS encoding protease modulator HflC, which gives rise to MEQFFRDQKAAIVAIVILVVAALSVAIVVPENEQAVVVRLGDPVRVINRFKPNQPYGQTGAGLSWRIPLLEQVVWIDKRVLDVDMQSQQVTSSDQQRLMVDAYARFRVIDPVKMYETAGTTERVAEQLQPILNSQLRQELGKRTFASLLTAERGAAMDNIRKGLDKEAREYGAQVIDVRIKRADLPDGAPLESAFTRMQTARQQEAATIRAQGDKKAQIIRAEAEAQAAKTYADAFGKDPKFYDFYRAMQSYDTTFDSKDGQTSIILSPDNEYLKQFKGK
- a CDS encoding protease modulator HflK, whose translation is MAGRKSPWGPSGDSGDEGDSPAGGDDGAPGGGKSAGGDGPRNPWLPPSSPDEGPRRSASIEDIFRSRSNRRGGGGGGGGGGGGSFPRLPIRPDGRSWAPWLVLAVVAVWLFTTAVHRIGPQERGVVATFGKYSHELTPGTSLTLPWPFQTVTVRDVTSIRRDSIPEGESERLMLTSDQNLVDLSYLVRWNIKDLKRYLYQIADPDKTVKEVAEAAMRQSIAEVTLNDAMGAGRAQIEQNARQRMQQILDAYHAGITIQGVEIKKTDPPSKVVDAFKEVLAAQQDAQSSINRAEAWAQQLTARAQGDATAFDKVYEQYRLAPEVTRRRMYYETMERVLSKNNKIIIEAPGTIPYLPLPPQMVQAPQAGTTSGSGGN
- a CDS encoding Mrp/NBP35 family ATP-binding protein — translated: MTADKPQRKILAIGSGKGGVGKSTLSANVAVALARMGRKVGLVDADIYGPSQPRLFGNEGVQPEADDKKLYPVPSKYGVPLLSMGHLLPPGRAAAWRGPMAGNALSQLVDADWGDAEILVIDLPPGTGDVQITMLQKFKPAGAVIVSTPQDLALIDATRAINLFEQGQVPVIGLVENMAGYACPHCGEVSDPFGQGGAEAAAKTMGLDFLGRVPLDLSIRQDSDAGKPPAAGDSSQGEAFAAIARRIAAWLDSQG